GTGCTCAACGCGGGAATAAAAGAGATAGTCTACGAGGAGATGTATCCAAACGAGGCGACAGAGATACTCCTGGAAGAGGCCCAGAAAAAGGGGATAGTAAAGATAAGGCAGTTCAAGCTCTCAAAGGAGCGCGTCAGGCTTTTCCTGGAGGAGCTGTTCGGAGAGTTCGTTGATTAATCCTCTTTCTTTCCGGTTTTCTCATTCGTTTCCAGCCCCTTCTGAAGTTCATCCAGTTTTCTGGTCAGCTCCTCAAGCTCTATAGCCACCTTTCTGGTCAGCTCGGTTATCTCGCGCTCGGTCCTGTCAACGGCGAGGTAGACTTTGAAGACCATGAGGTAGGCGATGCCGATGGCTATGACAAAGAGGGCATCGAGACCCCTTCCCAGACCCAGGAGCTTCCTTATCTCGTTGGCTATCTGAACGGGGAATACCGAGACCACCAGCATACCGAGGAGTATCGACTCCCAGAACAGAAAATCGCCCCACTCGAACTCCTTCTTGCCGTATTTACCCAGGACGTAGAGCATGAGGGCGGCAACAACAACTATAGCGATGTACTGAACGGCGTACATGCCCATCACCTCAGTTTATCAAGCAGCAGGTTGAGTGCGATTTTAACACCCTCCAGGACGTTTGTGCCCTTTTTCATGGAGTATTCCGTGTAAACCGCCTTGATTGGAACCTCGACGATTCTGCACCCACTCTTGGCGACCTCGATGATTATCTCGCTTGAAACCGCGTAGCGGTCGCAGGTTATCCTTATCCTCGAGGCGCACTCCCTGTTGAAGCACCTCAGCCCACTCTGGCTGTCGCTCACGTATTTCCCCGCGAACAACGCCGTTATCGAGTCGAGGATGAAGTTTCCAAAGCGTTTGATGAAGGGCATCTCACTGATGTCACCCTTGAGACGGGAGCCAACCGCGAAGTCGGCCCTTCCCTCTGCAACGGGCCTCATAACACGTAGGGCATCGCTGACGAGGTGCTGGCCGTCTGCGTCGAAGGTAATTATCAGCCGTGCATTCCTCCTGAGTGCATAGGCTATGCCTGTTCCGAGGGCTCCACCAAGTCCCCTGTTGACTAGGTGCGTGAGGACGTGGACACCCTTTGATCTGGCTATCTCACCCGTCCTGTCTCTGGAGCCGTCATTGACGACCACTATCTCGTCCATTCTGAAGTAGCGGAGCAGGTCGTCGAGGACTGCCCCTATCGTGAGCTCCTCGTTGTAGGCCGGAACCACGACGTAGGTGTCCAGCAGGTTCTCAATAAGCCCCTTGAACTCCACCATTGTTGGAACCTCAAAGTCGGGCTCGACGTCGACGGAGAAGCTCATCCTGCCTGACTCGTGAGATGTTATCATTACGGACAGCGCGCCGAGCTCCTTCGCGGGGAGGATGTCGTAGCCGTGGTCACCCACAACAAGGGTTTTCGTCGGTTCAACTTTGAGGCTCTCGATTATCGCCCTGAGCTGACCGGGGTTCGGCTTGAGCTCCTCCGGAGCAACGTCGTCCCTCGTCGAGATGAGGTCGAAGTATCTCGCTATTCCGTGCATCTCCAGGGCCCTCAGGGCGGCCTTACGGGAGCTCCGGGTCATAACCGCCAGCTTGACTCCCCTCCCCCGGAGGAGTTCAAGGACTTCCCTGACGCCCTCGAAGAGAAAGCTCTCCTCCATACGCTCCGTCTCAAGCTCCACCAAGTGGGAGTACAGCTCCTCAAAGCTCAGGCCGAGTTCCCTCGAAACCCTCTGGAGGGTCTCGTACATTGGGGTGAGGTCGCCGAGGGCCTCCTCCGGTATTCCCATGGCAAGGAGCCTGGATCTCAGCTCTTCCTTAAGCTGGGTGAAGGGCTTCGGGGCCCCCACGAGGGTTCCGTCGAGGTCGAAGATGACGAGCCTGATGTCCATAGCGTCCACCGAAGGGTTTATTTTTTGAGATTCCCACTGGCAAAGGGTGCCTGAATATGATAGCTGTCGCTCCGCTTATAGGTTTAACCCTGACGCTCATCCTGACCCCGTACCTGGCGAGAATGCTGAAGGAGAGGGGTATAATAGGGAAGGACATCCACAAGCCCGAAAAGCCCGAAGTGGCCGAGATGGGGGGCCTCTCCATTCTGATTGGGGTTTCCGTGGCACTCCTGCCTTTCGCGGGCCAGGAGACTGCGAGGGCGCTCGCCGTTTTTCTGCTCTTCGGGCTCGTCGGGATAATTGACGATCTGGTGGCACTAAGACAGTCCCATAAGGTAGTCCTCTCGCTCCTCGTGGCGGTTCCTGTGGCTTTCCTTGATGTT
The sequence above is drawn from the Thermococcus pacificus genome and encodes:
- a CDS encoding DUF2304 domain-containing protein translates to MYAVQYIAIVVVAALMLYVLGKYGKKEFEWGDFLFWESILLGMLVVSVFPVQIANEIRKLLGLGRGLDALFVIAIGIAYLMVFKVYLAVDRTEREITELTRKVAIELEELTRKLDELQKGLETNEKTGKKED
- a CDS encoding HAD-IA family hydrolase — translated: MDIRLVIFDLDGTLVGAPKPFTQLKEELRSRLLAMGIPEEALGDLTPMYETLQRVSRELGLSFEELYSHLVELETERMEESFLFEGVREVLELLRGRGVKLAVMTRSSRKAALRALEMHGIARYFDLISTRDDVAPEELKPNPGQLRAIIESLKVEPTKTLVVGDHGYDILPAKELGALSVMITSHESGRMSFSVDVEPDFEVPTMVEFKGLIENLLDTYVVVPAYNEELTIGAVLDDLLRYFRMDEIVVVNDGSRDRTGEIARSKGVHVLTHLVNRGLGGALGTGIAYALRRNARLIITFDADGQHLVSDALRVMRPVAEGRADFAVGSRLKGDISEMPFIKRFGNFILDSITALFAGKYVSDSQSGLRCFNRECASRIRITCDRYAVSSEIIIEVAKSGCRIVEVPIKAVYTEYSMKKGTNVLEGVKIALNLLLDKLR